The proteins below are encoded in one region of Paralysiella testudinis:
- a CDS encoding polyprenyl synthetase family protein — protein MLENLPYFQKNLPGDLAQVDAVINQAVQSEVVLISQIGQYIISAGGKRLRPIITILAGKALGYSDTPLYSLAAMVEFIHTSTLLHDDVVDESDLRRGRQTANNLFGNAAAVLVGDFLYTRAFQLMVGSGSMKILSVMADATNIIAEGEVMQLMNIGNTHITEAEYLQVIQYKTAKLFEAAAQVGAILAGANAQQEAALKNYGMYVGTAFQIIDDVLDYSGSAEQIGKNVGDDLAEGKPTLPLIYLMQQGSTEAAADVRQALENADRSYFAKIHHHVLHSNALAYCISQAQNAVNNAVAALADLPDNDTTRAMRELAELSVARLS, from the coding sequence ATGCTCGAAAACCTGCCTTACTTTCAAAAAAACCTGCCCGGCGACTTGGCGCAAGTGGATGCCGTAATCAACCAAGCGGTGCAGTCTGAAGTGGTGCTGATTTCGCAAATCGGCCAATACATTATTAGTGCCGGCGGCAAACGCCTGCGCCCCATCATCACCATTTTGGCCGGCAAAGCACTGGGCTACAGCGACACACCTTTATATTCCTTGGCGGCAATGGTGGAATTTATCCACACCTCCACCTTATTGCACGACGACGTGGTAGACGAAAGCGACTTGCGCCGTGGCCGCCAAACCGCCAACAACCTGTTTGGCAACGCCGCCGCCGTGCTGGTGGGCGACTTTTTATACACCCGCGCTTTCCAGCTCATGGTAGGCTCCGGCAGCATGAAAATCCTTTCAGTGATGGCCGATGCCACCAACATCATTGCCGAAGGCGAAGTGATGCAGCTGATGAACATCGGCAACACCCACATCACCGAAGCCGAATACCTGCAAGTCATCCAATACAAAACCGCAAAGCTGTTTGAAGCCGCCGCCCAAGTGGGCGCCATTTTGGCCGGTGCGAATGCGCAGCAAGAAGCCGCATTGAAAAACTACGGCATGTATGTGGGCACCGCATTTCAAATTATTGATGATGTGCTGGATTATTCCGGCAGCGCCGAGCAAATCGGCAAAAACGTGGGCGACGATCTGGCCGAAGGCAAGCCCACCCTGCCGCTGATTTACCTGATGCAGCAAGGCAGCACCGAAGCCGCCGCCGATGTGCGCCAAGCGCTGGAAAACGCCGACCGCAGCTATTTTGCCAAAATCCACCATCATGTGCTGCATTCCAATGCACTGGCCTATTGCATCAGCCAAGCACAAAATGCGGTAAACAACGCCGTGGCCGCCCTGGCCGACTTGCCCGACAACGACACCACCCGCGCCATGCGCGAACTGGCCGAGCTTTCCGTAGCCCGCCTGTCTTAA
- a CDS encoding YegP family protein, with product MAEFILRKTDSGQFNFSLKNDADKTLLKSEQYNSKASAQNGIESVRTHAPTAARYELKTGESGKFYFNLKSGNGQIVGTSVMYASEEARNTAVAETQAVAAAAGVVEDL from the coding sequence ATGGCCGAGTTTATTCTCAGAAAAACCGACAGCGGGCAGTTCAATTTCAGCCTCAAAAACGATGCTGACAAAACTTTACTCAAAAGCGAACAATACAACAGCAAAGCTTCAGCGCAAAACGGCATTGAGTCGGTGCGCACCCATGCGCCCACGGCAGCACGCTACGAGCTGAAAACCGGTGAGTCGGGCAAGTTTTATTTCAATCTTAAATCCGGCAACGGCCAGATTGTGGGCACCAGCGTGATGTATGCCAGCGAAGAAGCGCGCAACACCGCCGTGGCCGAAACGCAGGCGGTGGCCGCCGCTGCGGGCGTGGTAGAGGATTTGTAA
- the ychF gene encoding redox-regulated ATPase YchF, which produces MSLKCGIVGLPNVGKSTLFNALTQSGIEAANYPFCTIEPNVGIVEVPDARMDALAKIVNPQKMQPAIVEFVDIAGLVAGASKGEGLGNQFLANIRETDAIVNVVRCFDDANIVHVAGKVDPIADIEVIGTELALADLGSVEKAIVREGKRAKSGDKEAQKLVAVLERLQTHLLEGKPVRAAGLDDEALEIIKPLCLLTIKPAMYVANVAEDGFDNNPHLARLHELAAKEGAPVVALCAAMESEIAELDDSEKMEFLQEMGLAEPGLNRLIRAGYDLLGLQTYFTAGVKEVRAWTIHKGDTAPQAAGVIHTDFERGFIRAQVIAYDDFVALGGEAKAKEAGKMRAEGKEYVVKDGDVIHFLFNV; this is translated from the coding sequence ATGAGTTTGAAATGCGGCATTGTCGGCCTGCCCAATGTGGGCAAATCCACTTTATTTAATGCGCTTACCCAATCGGGAATTGAAGCGGCCAATTATCCGTTTTGCACCATCGAGCCGAATGTGGGCATTGTGGAAGTGCCGGATGCGCGCATGGATGCGCTGGCCAAAATTGTGAATCCGCAAAAAATGCAGCCGGCGATTGTGGAGTTTGTGGATATTGCAGGTTTGGTGGCCGGTGCCAGCAAAGGCGAAGGGCTGGGCAATCAGTTTTTGGCCAATATCCGCGAAACCGATGCCATTGTGAATGTGGTGCGCTGTTTTGACGATGCCAACATCGTGCATGTGGCCGGCAAAGTAGACCCGATTGCCGATATCGAAGTGATTGGCACCGAGCTAGCACTGGCCGACTTGGGCAGTGTGGAAAAAGCCATTGTGCGCGAAGGCAAACGGGCCAAATCGGGCGACAAAGAAGCGCAAAAATTGGTGGCGGTACTGGAGCGCCTGCAAACCCATCTACTCGAAGGCAAGCCCGTGCGCGCGGCCGGGCTGGACGACGAAGCGCTCGAAATCATCAAGCCCTTGTGCCTGCTCACCATCAAACCGGCCATGTATGTGGCCAATGTGGCTGAAGACGGCTTTGACAACAACCCGCACCTGGCGCGCTTGCATGAGCTGGCAGCCAAAGAAGGCGCACCGGTGGTGGCCTTATGTGCAGCAATGGAAAGCGAAATTGCCGAGCTGGACGACAGCGAAAAAATGGAATTTTTGCAGGAAATGGGCTTGGCCGAGCCGGGATTAAACCGCCTGATTCGCGCCGGCTACGATTTGCTCGGCCTGCAAACCTATTTCACCGCCGGGGTAAAAGAAGTGCGCGCCTGGACCATCCACAAAGGCGACACCGCCCCGCAAGCCGCTGGCGTAATCCACACCGACTTTGAGCGCGGCTTTATCCGCGCACAAGTGATTGCTTATGATGACTTTGTGGCGCTGGGCGGCGAAGCCAAAGCAAAAGAAGCGGGCAAAATGCGCGCCGAAGGCAAAGAATATGTGGTGAAAGACGGCGATGTGATTCACTTTTTGTTTAATGTTTAA
- a CDS encoding VanW family protein → MPRKPISQYHPALYFIAVWLRRLHRYVAWYGDGRRYAAAQSTEKLAYQVKKHQSVLIKKLGDSDKHLQINKITNLKIAAQPINGLIIRPGEVFSFCRRVGLPTRRKGYLTGMELSFDQARAGVGGGICQLANLIHWLVLHSPLTVTERHHHSFDPFPDDGRVLPFGSGATVFYNYGDYQFTNHTPYTFQINLWFSDKCLEGELRVDTVLDFAYHVFEQKHRFLKINNVFYRQNEIWRHKKERFKSGEILATELVTRNFARVSYVPETYEEGTDADRP, encoded by the coding sequence ATGCCGCGCAAACCAATTAGCCAATACCATCCTGCCCTGTACTTTATCGCCGTTTGGCTGCGGCGCTTGCATCGTTATGTGGCTTGGTATGGCGATGGCCGCCGTTATGCGGCCGCACAAAGCACCGAAAAACTGGCTTATCAGGTGAAGAAACACCAGTCGGTGCTAATCAAAAAGCTGGGCGACAGCGACAAGCATTTGCAAATCAATAAAATAACCAATTTAAAAATCGCCGCACAGCCAATCAATGGTTTAATCATCCGCCCGGGCGAGGTATTCTCTTTTTGCCGCCGGGTGGGCTTGCCCACGCGGCGCAAAGGTTATCTGACTGGCATGGAGCTGTCGTTTGATCAAGCACGTGCCGGGGTGGGCGGAGGCATTTGCCAGTTGGCCAATCTGATACACTGGTTGGTGCTGCACAGCCCTTTAACAGTAACCGAACGACACCACCATTCTTTTGATCCTTTCCCTGACGATGGCCGGGTGTTGCCGTTTGGCAGCGGTGCCACTGTATTCTACAACTATGGCGATTATCAGTTTACCAACCACACGCCGTATACCTTCCAAATCAATTTATGGTTTTCCGACAAATGCTTGGAAGGGGAGCTGCGGGTGGATACGGTATTGGATTTTGCCTATCATGTATTCGAGCAAAAACACCGCTTTTTAAAGATAAACAATGTCTTTTACCGCCAAAACGAAATCTGGCGCCATAAAAAAGAACGCTTTAAAAGCGGTGAAATTCTGGCCACCGAGCTGGTCACACGCAATTTTGCCCGGGTAAGCTATGTGCCTGAAACATATGAAGAGGGCACCGATGCAGATCGGCCATAA
- the rplU gene encoding 50S ribosomal protein L21: MYAVIKTGGKQYKVTVGQKLKVEQIPAELDSQIELNEVLMIADGEAVQVGAPFISGAKVTAKVVAHGRGEKVRIFKMRRRKHYQKRQGHRQNFTQIEIVAIA, from the coding sequence ATGTACGCGGTCATAAAAACCGGCGGTAAACAATACAAAGTTACCGTTGGCCAAAAATTGAAAGTAGAACAGATACCAGCCGAACTCGACAGCCAAATCGAACTGAATGAAGTTTTGATGATTGCTGACGGCGAAGCGGTTCAAGTGGGTGCACCTTTTATTTCAGGTGCCAAGGTAACGGCCAAAGTGGTGGCGCATGGTCGCGGCGAGAAAGTACGCATTTTCAAAATGCGCCGCCGCAAGCATTACCAAAAGCGCCAAGGTCATCGCCAAAATTTCACCCAAATTGAAATTGTGGCAATTGCGTAA
- a CDS encoding copper resistance protein NlpE, giving the protein MMKRMLPLLLAGLVLAACGGNTAADNPPTPAASAAQPASAPETIEASAVAPDMHNAQNALDWNGTYQGVLPCASCEGIATELVLNDDGTYRLTEDYQGGKEALKETVTGKFTWLPGGSVVQLDAAADQRQYFVGEGQIKHLDADGKEITGELANNYVLKKVQ; this is encoded by the coding sequence ATGATGAAACGTATGCTCCCTTTATTGTTGGCCGGCTTGGTATTGGCGGCTTGCGGCGGCAACACCGCAGCAGACAACCCACCCACCCCGGCAGCCTCGGCAGCGCAGCCTGCATCTGCGCCGGAAACCATTGAGGCCAGCGCTGTTGCGCCGGATATGCACAATGCCCAAAACGCACTGGATTGGAACGGCACTTACCAAGGCGTGCTGCCGTGCGCTTCGTGCGAAGGCATTGCCACCGAGCTGGTGTTGAATGACGACGGCACCTACCGCCTCACCGAAGACTACCAAGGCGGTAAAGAAGCGCTGAAAGAAACCGTAACCGGTAAATTCACTTGGTTGCCGGGCGGCAGCGTGGTGCAATTGGATGCGGCCGCCGACCAGCGCCAGTATTTTGTGGGCGAAGGCCAGATTAAACATCTGGATGCCGACGGCAAAGAAATCACCGGCGAATTGGCCAACAATTATGTGCTGAAAAAAGTGCAATAA
- a CDS encoding DUF523 domain-containing protein, whose protein sequence is MEQNTNEEVVLVSACLLGQPVRYNGGGCADPALVLALAETEVIPVCPEHLGGLLTPRLPAELQGSDGAAVLNGCARVCDLSGADVSAAYVAGAHAVLALAQQHGATRAVLKQNSPSCGCGQVYDGGFHNRMVAGDGVTTALLRRHGIKVESR, encoded by the coding sequence ATGGAGCAAAACACAAACGAAGAAGTAGTGCTGGTGAGCGCCTGCTTATTGGGGCAGCCGGTGCGCTACAACGGCGGCGGCTGCGCTGATCCGGCGCTGGTGTTGGCGTTGGCGGAAACCGAAGTGATACCGGTATGCCCCGAACACTTGGGCGGCTTGCTCACGCCACGCCTACCGGCCGAATTACAGGGCAGCGACGGTGCGGCCGTGCTGAACGGCTGCGCCCGCGTGTGCGATTTAAGCGGCGCTGATGTGTCGGCAGCCTATGTGGCCGGTGCCCATGCGGTGTTGGCCTTGGCGCAACAACACGGAGCCACCCGCGCGGTGCTCAAGCAAAACAGCCCTTCTTGCGGCTGCGGCCAGGTTTACGATGGCGGCTTTCACAACCGCATGGTGGCCGGTGACGGCGTAACCACTGCCTTGTTGCGCCGCCACGGCATTAAGGTCGAATCACGTTGA
- the rpmA gene encoding 50S ribosomal protein L27 codes for MATKKAGGSSRNGRDSEAKRLGVKAFGSELIPAGSIIVRQRGTRFHAGDNVGMGKDHTLFAKVDGYVEFKVKGALNRKTVSVRPYTGADE; via the coding sequence ATGGCAACCAAAAAAGCAGGCGGTAGCTCACGTAACGGCCGCGATTCAGAAGCCAAACGACTGGGTGTTAAAGCCTTTGGCAGCGAACTGATTCCCGCCGGTTCTATCATCGTGCGTCAGCGCGGTACCCGTTTTCACGCTGGTGACAACGTGGGCATGGGCAAAGACCACACCTTGTTCGCCAAGGTAGACGGCTATGTGGAGTTTAAAGTGAAAGGCGCTTTGAACCGCAAAACCGTGAGCGTGCGCCCCTACACCGGCGCCGACGAATAA
- the hflX gene encoding GTPase HflX, giving the protein MATATAFPVDKSLEHPERVLLVGVMLSADYHGAAETRQRLFQAALNEAAELVAASGGEVVDVLSSSRDRAHSALFVGTGKAEELAAAVAAQQIDLVVFNHELTPTQERNLERALQCRVLDRVGLILAIFAQRAQSQEGKLQVELAQLTHLSGRLVRGYGHLQSQRGGIGLKGPGETQLETDRRLIGHKISALQKQLQQVKKQRATRRKSRMNSSLKTFALVGYTNTGKSSLFNRLTKAEVLAKDQLFATLDTTARRLYLSDAASVFITDTVGFVRDLPHKLVAAFAATLEETALADVLLHVVDVSHPEFERQIDDVNTVLAEIKAAEVPQLLVYNKIDKLAQNQQRPGILRAADGTPVAVRISVASGAGLADLRSAMIELALAK; this is encoded by the coding sequence ATGGCCACCGCAACTGCTTTCCCCGTAGACAAAAGCCTTGAACACCCCGAGCGCGTGTTGCTGGTGGGTGTGATGCTGTCTGCCGACTACCACGGTGCCGCCGAAACCCGTCAGCGCCTGTTTCAGGCAGCCTTGAATGAAGCGGCGGAATTGGTGGCGGCCAGCGGCGGCGAAGTGGTGGATGTGCTCAGCAGCAGCCGCGACAGAGCGCATAGCGCCTTATTTGTGGGCACCGGCAAGGCCGAAGAGCTGGCCGCAGCCGTGGCGGCGCAGCAGATTGATTTGGTGGTATTTAACCACGAGCTCACGCCCACGCAAGAGCGCAATCTGGAGCGCGCGCTGCAATGCCGCGTGCTCGACCGCGTGGGGCTGATTTTGGCCATTTTTGCCCAACGGGCGCAAAGCCAAGAAGGCAAGCTGCAAGTGGAGTTGGCGCAGCTAACCCATTTATCCGGGCGGCTGGTGCGCGGCTACGGCCATTTGCAAAGCCAGCGCGGCGGCATCGGCCTGAAAGGGCCGGGCGAAACGCAATTGGAAACCGACCGCCGCTTAATCGGCCACAAAATCAGCGCCTTGCAAAAGCAATTGCAGCAAGTAAAAAAACAGCGCGCCACCCGCCGCAAAAGCCGCATGAACAGCAGCCTGAAAACGTTTGCGTTGGTGGGCTACACCAACACCGGCAAATCCAGCCTGTTTAACCGCTTAACCAAGGCTGAAGTGCTGGCCAAAGACCAATTGTTTGCCACGCTGGACACCACTGCGCGGCGTTTGTATTTGTCGGACGCGGCCAGCGTGTTTATCACCGATACGGTTGGCTTTGTGCGCGACTTGCCGCACAAATTGGTGGCCGCTTTTGCCGCCACGCTGGAAGAAACCGCTCTGGCCGATGTGTTGCTGCATGTGGTGGACGTGAGCCACCCCGAATTTGAGCGCCAAATCGACGATGTGAACACCGTATTGGCCGAAATCAAAGCCGCCGAAGTGCCGCAACTGCTGGTGTACAACAAAATCGACAAGCTGGCGCAAAACCAACAGCGCCCCGGCATCTTGCGTGCGGCCGACGGCACCCCGGTGGCGGTGCGTATTTCCGTGGCCAGCGGCGCCGGTTTGGCTGATTTGCGCAGCGCCATGATAGAGCTGGCCTTGGCCAAATAG
- the pssA gene encoding CDP-diacylglycerol--serine O-phosphatidyltransferase — protein MTTDTPQQTPPESPIPARGRLRDNSIYLLPNAFTLAALFAAFYAITQAMHGHYETAAVSVFIAMLLDGMDGRVARWTNSQSAFGEQMDSLADMVSFGVAPALIAYKWQLFQFGKVGYSIAFIYCACAALRLALFNTLIGKVDKKWFIGIPSPTAAALVIGLVWVNHSFEKLPYVGWLCLAVTLFAGFSMVVQIPFWSFKEINIRRKVPFFVLILAVLGLLVVTWQPSVVLFGFFLAYSVSGYVHYAWRWLKKRRQRAARADDSGAA, from the coding sequence ATGACAACCGATACCCCTCAACAAACCCCGCCCGAATCCCCCATTCCCGCCCGTGGTCGCCTGCGCGACAACAGCATCTACTTGCTGCCCAACGCCTTTACACTGGCGGCGCTGTTTGCCGCTTTTTACGCCATCACCCAAGCCATGCACGGCCATTACGAAACGGCGGCGGTGTCGGTGTTTATCGCCATGCTGCTGGACGGTATGGACGGGCGCGTGGCGCGGTGGACCAACAGTCAAAGCGCTTTTGGCGAGCAAATGGATAGCTTGGCCGATATGGTGAGCTTTGGTGTGGCGCCGGCGCTGATTGCCTATAAATGGCAGTTGTTTCAGTTTGGCAAGGTGGGCTATTCCATTGCCTTTATCTACTGCGCCTGCGCCGCCTTGCGCCTGGCCTTGTTTAATACCTTAATCGGCAAGGTCGACAAAAAATGGTTTATCGGCATCCCCAGCCCCACCGCCGCCGCATTGGTAATCGGCTTGGTGTGGGTGAACCACAGCTTTGAAAAGCTGCCTTATGTGGGCTGGCTGTGTTTGGCGGTAACATTGTTTGCCGGGTTTTCGATGGTGGTGCAGATTCCGTTTTGGTCGTTTAAAGAAATCAACATCCGCCGCAAAGTGCCGTTTTTTGTTTTGATTTTGGCGGTGCTCGGTTTGCTGGTGGTTACGTGGCAGCCTTCGGTGGTGCTGTTCGGTTTTTTCTTGGCCTACAGCGTGTCCGGTTATGTGCATTACGCTTGGCGCTGGCTTAAAAAACGCCGCCAACGCGCCGCACGCGCGGATGATTCAGGCGCAGCATAG
- the ubiB gene encoding ubiquinone biosynthesis regulatory protein kinase UbiB — translation MKWPKRFWVIVRTLYVYGLLALLLPHIRPRWLQKLCARLPQGRHADKAPAVRLRLALEELGPIFVKFGQVLSTRPDLIAPDYARELAQLQDNVPPFDGAVAMAQIEAGLGKPVAALYARFNPQPVASASIAQVHEAHLFDDNGGVGEKVAVKVLRPQILPVIEQDLALMQFGAVWIERLLADGKRLKPREVVAEFDKYLHDELDLMKEAANASQLRRQFAGSTMLLVPQVYYDYCARNVLTIEWMDGTPIADIAVLKAQGIDLKQLARFGVEIFFTQVFDNGFFHADMHPGNIMVAADGRYIALDFGIVGSLTDYDKRYLAINFLAFFNRDYHRVATAHIESGWVPPDTRAEELEAAVRAVCEPIFNKPLSQISFGLVLMRLFETSRRFNVEIQPQLVLLQKTLLNIEGLGRQLDPDLDLWATAKPFLVRWMNEQMGVKALWRNLKTEAPDWAQMLPSLPRKINMLVDERRQQEMRDAYIHLVKTQQRQNLWLALIALALVGIFLLK, via the coding sequence CTGAAATGGCCGAAACGGTTTTGGGTGATTGTGCGCACGCTGTATGTTTACGGCCTGTTGGCGCTGCTGCTGCCGCACATCCGCCCGCGTTGGCTGCAAAAATTATGCGCCCGCCTGCCGCAAGGGCGCCATGCCGACAAAGCACCGGCAGTGCGTTTGCGGCTGGCCTTGGAAGAGCTGGGGCCGATTTTTGTTAAATTCGGCCAAGTGCTGTCGACCCGCCCCGACCTAATTGCACCCGACTACGCCCGCGAGCTGGCCCAGCTGCAAGACAATGTGCCGCCGTTTGACGGCGCGGTGGCGATGGCGCAAATCGAAGCCGGTTTGGGTAAGCCCGTGGCCGCACTGTATGCCCGCTTTAACCCGCAGCCGGTGGCCAGCGCCTCGATTGCACAGGTACACGAAGCCCATTTGTTTGACGACAACGGCGGCGTGGGCGAAAAAGTGGCGGTAAAAGTGTTGCGCCCGCAAATTTTGCCGGTGATAGAGCAAGACTTGGCGCTGATGCAGTTTGGGGCGGTGTGGATTGAGCGTCTGCTGGCCGACGGCAAACGCTTAAAGCCGCGCGAAGTGGTGGCCGAGTTCGACAAATACCTGCACGACGAGCTGGATTTGATGAAAGAAGCCGCCAACGCCAGCCAGCTGCGGCGGCAGTTTGCAGGCAGCACCATGCTGCTGGTGCCGCAAGTGTATTATGATTATTGTGCGCGCAATGTGCTGACCATCGAATGGATGGACGGCACCCCGATTGCCGATATCGCCGTGCTCAAAGCACAAGGCATTGATTTAAAACAGCTGGCGCGTTTCGGTGTGGAGATTTTCTTTACCCAAGTGTTTGACAACGGCTTTTTCCATGCCGATATGCACCCGGGCAATATTATGGTGGCCGCCGACGGGCGCTATATCGCGCTGGATTTTGGCATTGTCGGCAGCCTCACCGATTACGACAAGCGCTATCTGGCCATCAACTTTCTGGCCTTTTTCAATCGCGATTACCACCGTGTGGCCACCGCCCATATCGAATCGGGCTGGGTGCCGCCAGACACCCGTGCCGAAGAGCTGGAAGCGGCGGTGCGCGCCGTGTGCGAGCCGATTTTCAACAAGCCTTTGTCGCAAATTTCTTTTGGGCTGGTGTTGATGCGCCTGTTTGAAACCAGCCGCCGCTTCAATGTGGAAATCCAGCCGCAGCTGGTGCTGCTGCAAAAAACCCTGCTCAATATCGAAGGCTTAGGCCGCCAGCTCGACCCCGATTTGGATTTGTGGGCCACCGCTAAGCCGTTTTTGGTGCGCTGGATGAACGAGCAAATGGGCGTTAAAGCGCTGTGGCGCAACCTGAAAACCGAAGCGCCGGATTGGGCGCAAATGCTGCCCAGCCTGCCGCGCAAAATCAATATGCTGGTGGACGAGCGCCGTCAGCAGGAAATGCGTGATGCCTATATCCATTTGGTTAAAACCCAGCAACGGCAAAACCTGTGGCTGGCCTTGATTGCGCTGGCTTTGGTGGGGATTTTTCTATTGAAATAG
- the obgE gene encoding GTPase ObgE produces the protein MKFIDEAKIDVVAGRGGNGAVSFRREKFVPRGGPDGGDGGRGGSVFALADENINTLVEYRFVKRYQAKNGEKGHGADRYGKGADDIELHMPVGTLIRDADTDEIVADLTHHGQRVCLAKGGKGGLGNIHFKSSVNRAPKQATPGEEGEARALQLELKVLADVGLLGMPNAGKSTLISAVSAARPKVADYPFTTLHPNLGVVRMDENHSFVMADIPGLIEGAADGAGLGHRFLKHLARTGLLLHVVDIAPFDEATDPAAEALAIVNELRRYDETLYQKPRWLVLNKFDMLPEDERAERVAAFLAATGWQFPEPDDRFTFDTETPRLFCISALAHEGTQALVQAIQRYLTAKKQQYTAQDETQNAAEAAVLPADSTDTSVLKPE, from the coding sequence ATGAAATTTATCGACGAAGCCAAAATCGATGTGGTGGCCGGACGTGGCGGCAATGGGGCGGTGAGCTTTCGGCGCGAAAAATTTGTACCGCGCGGCGGCCCCGATGGCGGCGATGGCGGGCGTGGCGGCAGTGTGTTTGCGCTGGCCGATGAAAACATCAACACATTGGTGGAATACCGTTTTGTGAAGCGCTACCAAGCCAAAAACGGCGAAAAAGGCCACGGTGCCGACCGCTACGGCAAAGGCGCGGACGATATCGAGCTGCATATGCCGGTGGGCACGCTGATTCGCGATGCCGACACCGATGAAATCGTGGCCGACCTCACCCACCACGGCCAGCGTGTGTGCTTGGCCAAGGGCGGCAAGGGCGGCTTGGGCAATATCCACTTTAAATCATCGGTCAACCGTGCGCCCAAGCAGGCCACCCCGGGCGAAGAGGGCGAAGCGCGCGCCTTGCAATTGGAATTGAAAGTGCTGGCCGATGTGGGCTTGCTGGGCATGCCCAACGCCGGTAAATCCACCTTGATTAGCGCCGTGTCGGCCGCGCGCCCCAAAGTGGCCGACTATCCGTTTACCACCCTACACCCCAATTTGGGCGTGGTGCGCATGGACGAAAACCACAGCTTTGTGATGGCTGATATTCCCGGCTTGATTGAAGGCGCCGCCGACGGCGCTGGCTTGGGACACCGCTTTTTGAAACATTTGGCACGCACCGGCCTGCTGCTGCATGTGGTGGATATTGCCCCGTTTGATGAAGCCACCGATCCGGCGGCCGAAGCGCTGGCGATTGTGAACGAGTTGCGCCGCTACGATGAAACGCTGTATCAAAAACCGCGCTGGCTGGTGTTAAACAAATTCGATATGCTGCCTGAAGATGAACGCGCCGAACGCGTGGCCGCCTTTTTGGCCGCTACCGGCTGGCAGTTCCCCGAGCCGGACGATCGCTTTACTTTCGATACCGAAACCCCGCGCCTGTTTTGCATCAGCGCCTTGGCACACGAAGGCACCCAGGCTTTGGTACAGGCCATCCAGCGCTACTTAACCGCCAAAAAGCAGCAATACACCGCCCAGGATGAAACACAGAACGCCGCAGAGGCAGCGGTTTTGCCCGCCGACAGCACCGATACCTCAGTATTAAAACCGGAATAA
- a CDS encoding phosphatidylserine decarboxylase has translation MARFYPHPVIAREGWPFILGSVLISVLAALFCGWWSLPLWLLTAFVVQFFRDPAREIPTDPEAILSPADGRIVVVEKTTDPYREVMALKISVFMNVFNVHSNRSPIDGTVERVDYIKGSFVNADLDKASTQNERNAVLAQTRSGRPVTFVQVAGLVARRILCYVGAGEMITRGQRYGFIRFGSRVDVYLPVDATPLVAIGDKVSASSTVLARLPLEAGEDSTENAAATTDSIPAVQADDDAVVADAAKLAQQAAEHIARQG, from the coding sequence TTGGCCCGTTTTTACCCTCATCCGGTTATCGCCCGCGAAGGCTGGCCGTTTATTCTTGGCAGCGTGCTGATTAGCGTGCTGGCGGCGTTGTTTTGCGGCTGGTGGTCGCTGCCTTTGTGGCTGCTTACCGCCTTTGTGGTGCAGTTTTTCCGCGACCCCGCACGTGAAATTCCCACCGACCCCGAAGCCATCCTCAGCCCGGCCGACGGACGTATTGTGGTGGTGGAAAAAACCACCGATCCCTATCGCGAAGTGATGGCGCTGAAAATCAGCGTGTTTATGAATGTGTTTAATGTGCACTCCAACCGCAGCCCCATTGATGGCACCGTGGAGCGGGTAGACTACATTAAAGGCAGCTTTGTGAATGCCGACTTAGACAAAGCCAGCACCCAAAACGAACGCAACGCCGTGTTGGCGCAAACCCGCAGCGGCCGCCCGGTTACCTTTGTACAAGTGGCCGGCTTGGTGGCGCGGCGCATTTTGTGCTATGTGGGCGCCGGTGAAATGATTACCCGCGGCCAGCGCTACGGCTTTATCCGCTTCGGCTCGCGCGTGGATGTGTATTTGCCGGTGGATGCCACGCCCTTGGTGGCGATTGGCGATAAAGTGAGCGCCAGCAGCACCGTATTGGCACGCCTGCCCCTGGAAGCGGGTGAAGACAGCACCGAAAACGCCGCCGCCACTACCGACAGCATCCCCGCCGTTCAAGCTGACGATGATGCCGTGGTGGCCGATGCCGCCAAATTGGCACAGCAAGCCGCCGAGCATATTGCCCGGCAAGGTTGA